A stretch of DNA from Ovis aries strain OAR_USU_Benz2616 breed Rambouillet chromosome 14, ARS-UI_Ramb_v3.0, whole genome shotgun sequence:
AAGGTGGGACCCCCACTGACGTCAGTCTCTGCGTGCAGGCCGGCCTGTCCCCAGTCATCTACGACAGCCTGACCAGCCTCGTGACCAGCCTCATCACAGTCGAGTTGGAGAGAGTGGTGCTGAAGTCCACCTTCAACCGGGTAACGTGAAGACAGCACAGGCCTCCACCCTACTGTTTTCCCTAAGTTGGACCAGTCTGTGCCCTCCCTGCTACCCCAGGCCCTGTGCATCTAGGCTCAGTGCTGCCCTGAGGCAGCAGAGCCAACTGAAGCACATCCGAGTCCCCGCTGGCCTTGCAGCCAAGCACTGAGCAAAGCTGGGGGCTGGTGCTGCTTGGCTGGAGGGCCAGGCCTTGAACTCGTGTTCCCTTGCAGCTGGGCGGCCTGCAGTTTGACAAGGAGCTGAGGTCACTCATTGCCTACCTTACCACGGTGACCACCTGGACCATCCGAGACAAGTTTGCCCGGCTCTCCCAGATGGCCACGATCCTCAATCTGGAGCGGGTATGTGGGGCTCCCCTAGCCTTGCCAGAGTAAGGTGACTcagaggagaggcagagacaaaacctgggtctccagcggcagcccagccctgccggccacctccttcctgagtgccctggCATTGCCTCTGGTGGAGTTCCTGGGCCTCCCCTCAGGCTGGCCCCTCTTTGCTGACCCTCTCTGCTCTTCCCACAGGTGACAGAGATCCTAGATTACTGGGGCGCCAACTCAGGCCCGCTGACGTGGCGCCTCACGCCTGCTGAAGTGCGCCAGGTGCTGGCCCTGCGCATAGACTTCCGCAGCGAGGACATCAAGAGGCTGCGCCTGTAGCTGCCGCATGAGCCCAGCCGGTTCCCCTGCTGGCAGCGGGGAAACAAGGCCTCGACTCAGGCCATTCTCTGTTCTCAGGCCTGTCGGGGTGCTTTAGGGGACAGTGTCTCCCCATAGAGAGAGGTAGGTCTGCCCTGGCTCCTAACTAGGTGGGACCGCCAGGCGGGCCAGCCTTCCACACGGAGGGCCATCCTCTCGTCCTTGGATGTGGCAGCACGAGAGCTGCCTCCCTGCCAGTCCCAAAGGACTCGGGCCTGGGGACCTGAGGTTTACTCCAAAGCGAGGCTGTGATATTTATGATCGCCCTGAATAAACAGGCTCCTTGAAGAGAGGCCAGTGTGCTGTTTCCAGGAAGGGCTGGATGCTACAGGGCAAGACAGGTCCACGAGCTGCACTAAAATGTGAAGGCAAAAGCCTGACTCCTCAGCCTCCTCTGGTGCCCAGGGCGGCACATGACAACAGGGGCCTCACCCAGTCCCAGACCCTCATCCCCTCTTGGCCCTTGGCGCCAGAAGCCAGATCATCCTGGGGGCAGATTCCCACACTCCCAGCAGGAACAGAAAGGATCTTCGTGAGGCCAGCCTGGAACGCAGAGTGAGTTTATTCCAGGAAGACTGAGAACCCACAGGTACGTGGTAGAGCTGCAGCATTGCTGGTTAAGGCCTCAGTTAGCAGCAGCTTGCTGCAGGACTGCACTGGCTCTCTGCCACAGACATGTTCCCACTCCTCCATTGAGTCATCCTGGGAGAGAGTGTTGAACGGGAAGTCTCTACTCAGGCAAAAGCTGCACCTCTGAGGAAGGCCACAGGAAATGCCCCCAAAGGCCTCTTCAAGGTCGGCCTTACCAAGGGACCCCAGCGGTCTGCCAAGGctggttgtcattcccttctttcaGGCCCTGGTGGAGAGTGAGAAGGCAAAGGCCCAAGCAGGGCCATTGGATTTGTAAAGGCCACAGGGGACACTTAGTTTGGGACATTCCTAGGTCCAGATGGAGCACAGGCTAAGCCTAGGCCACTATCAACCAGGAAGTCTCAGTCCTGTTCCCAAGCACCATCTCTGCTTCACCAAGTTTAAGAAAGGGCCAGGCCAGAGCTTGAGTCGCTTTCCTTTGGAAGCAGATTTACAGAGAAGTGCGTGGAGAGAAGACTGAATcctcccctgaagaaggacagGAGGGGCTGCTGTAGCTGCAGGCTTTCTCCTCTTGCAGAGGAACAAGCCTCAAGAGAAGGGGCCTCAGTTAGAGGTCTCAGTTCCCAGCAGCTGCAGGCTCAGGCCCTGAGTGTCCACTTCTACCAGGTGGACGCTGTAGTTCCCGAGGCCCTAGGAGCAAAGGATGGGAGGTGTTAGTGGGCTCTGCATGGATTTCAGGCCCTCAGGAGGCTGTACTTGAGCAGCAGGGCCAAGGGGGCTTACAGCTGTAGCCCTGGTTAGCTGGTGGGCCACAGGGAGGGCTCCTGTCCCTGCCAGTTAGCATACTCCAACTACCCGGTACCTCTGTCTTGGCCAGCACGGCCTCCAGAGCCTCCTTCTGCCGCGGCTCCTTGGTCAGTAGACAGAGAAAGCCtccgccccctgcccctgccaggctctgcccaTGCACGTGGGGGGCCAGGACGTCCATCATACGCCGCACCGCCAGGGGCTCACAGCCTGGAGCCATGAGCTTCTTCTGCTCCCAGTATGATGTCAGGCACTGGCCCAACAGAGGCAGactccctggggtgggggcagaaaggGGGTCATCTGTAGGCTGGATGGGGCACCCAGACGCTTAACCGGCGTCCTGGCTCAGAACCTGGGTCCGGTACTGGCTGGAAACAGGAACTGTAAAACCCCCCTCAAGGGGTTGTTTGAGCACAGAGCAGCTGGCGTGGTACCCAGCACGTATAACTGTGTGGCCCTGATCAGCTCTGACTCCCTGGAACCCAGCTGTGGAGCCAAGCTTCTTCCCCCATCTGCTTGCCAGTAGGTGGGCTGGAGGCCTTCCCCAGGATGCAAGTACTGTCCTGAGACACGACTCACACCCAAGCGTCAGACCCTGCAGAGGACAGACTGtagtcctctgtccctgggggccTCATACCGAGGGCAGTGCCAAGCCCTGCAGAGCCCCCGGCCTCAGGCCCACGAGCAGCAGCAGGCACTCACTCTGGGGTCCTGAACTCGAGGGAGGAAGCACCTCACCTTGGCGGAAGGCTTCCGCACACTCCTCGGTCTGCCGTACCAGGCGGCGGGCGTTCTGCACAACGGCGGGCAGCCGGGCATACCAGCTCCTCAGCACATCCTGCAGGGAGTGCAGGAGCGGTGAGGCCAAGCCTCACTGAGTGGtccgcctcctccctccctcctggggcCAGGGCTCACCTGGAGCAGATTCCGGGCCAGGCGGGTCTTCCCAGTGTACACCAGCAGCAGGTGGTCATTGAGCTTCTGGACAAAGCCCTCAGGCACAGTGACTTCCTCCACTTCCACCTTCAGTGGCAGCTGAGCCTGGGAGCGCCCCACCTTGATGCCGGGCATGAGGCCACCCACCTGGTCCTGCCAGCCGCCTCCTACGAGAGCCCCAGCCGCATCACTGCTGGGGCCTCCctggccaggcttccctctcccgGTCCAGGCTCCTGGCCTTGTGTCCCTAGCTGGGACCAGCCTGGGAAGACAGCTTCCCCCACCAATGCTGAGTCAGCTGAGCTGTACAGCTTCTGCCCCAGCCCTGGGTGCAAGACAAGCCCGGGGAAGGGGCTTCATTCTGGAGCCCAAGCTTAGAACCTAACCCAAGGCCTGAGGTTTGCTGCAGACCTGATGTGTTCTTGGAACTGGGGTAAACCACATCAAAGGATTAAGACCTTACCCTAACCTTTCCCCCAGGGCAGGATGACACAGGACTCTCCCTACAGCCTAACAGTTCCTGCACCCCAGCTTGCCTGATAAAGGGTGTTGATGGTAGAAATAAGCTTCTCAGCATCTCTTAtcaaactttatataaaatagcttGTTCACATTCTGCTTCAGTAATGAAAGGTATGGATCTCTTTTCTTCTGACAGctatataaaaatgtcaaaacCTGAGGTGATTCTGGGTTAGGTCTTTGATATCTGGTGAAGGGCCTGCAAGGGTTTCGAGTATGGAACGCAAATGGCAGGAGGCATCTGGAACACTACGGCCAAAATGTGGTTAGTGTCAAGGCCTGGAACACTGAGAACTCCTTAATGGCAATCCTCCTCTCCAGGGCACCTGGCATAGCTTGTAATTATACGTTCATTTGAGTGGTTATTGATTAACGTTCGTCTCCAACAGCCCATATGACTTCTGATGGCAAGGACCCTGTTTTTGTTCATTCTATCCCCAGGGCCCAATACAGAGTGGGCATCTGATAAACAGTTGTCATTTGACCAAATGAAGGCTATGAATGGTACACtccaaaagaaaactaaaaggcTTCCCCATCGGGCCTTTGTGGTAACGCCCACCTATTACAGAATGTGAGTCAATACAGTCAGAGGAGTTGGGCTACATGGCGGCCAGGGAAGAGACCGTCATCAggcatctgtgtgtctgtgtggcagCTTCCTTCCCAGGGCTGTGCTGGAGGGGAGGCTCGGCACCCTGAGGTGAGAGCACCCTGGAGCCAGACAGGCCTCGCTGCTCTCCTGTGTGGACGCTAAGGGGCCGCCGTGGTGAGAAGCCTGGTGCTAGACATTCTGTATGACCATGGCCCTGGCTGGGCGCCCCCTCAGGTGGTGGGGGCCCAGCCAGGGGAGGGACAAGGTGCTGCAAAGCAGGCTGAGGGGCCTGTCCCCTCCTCCAAACACAGTCCCACCCTGAGGGACAGCCCTCAGGGACACAGAAGGAATACCTAACAGGAAAGGTGTTGCACGGACTCTTAAGAGTATGTTTATACATCAAGTCCTTTGAGGTAGAAATAGATCATTTTGAAAGCACCAGAGAGTGTCAGAGGGATAAGAAGGCAGCTCTTAATCACTGTGCGGCCCAGCGCAGCTGTGGGCACCCTCCAGGTCCAGGGGAGCCCCTGTTTCTGATGATCCCCGTCCTGCCCCAGGGCAGCCCCCTACCTGTGGTGAGCACCTGCTCCAGGTGCAGGACTGCGTGTATCAAGGCCTCTGCACCTACCGCGCGGCCTGCGGCCCGCTGCACCGCGGCCAGGGCGGCCCCCGCCAGGATGCTGCTGGTGCCTGCAGGGCGGAGGAGAGGGTTGGCATGAAGCCGCTCCGCCAGCCAGTCCTGCCCTGCCCACTCCCGCTCTAGGGGGCGGGGCCAGAGCGAGGCTGAAGGGGTGAGCGGGCCGGTGTGCAGCAGGGGACGGACCCACTCACCAAGGCCAGAGCCGTGGGGCAGCTCAGACCAGGTGTGCAGCTCAAAGCCACCCCCGAAGGCACGTAGCAGCTGCTCCCTCAGCGAGAGCTCGGAGGAGACACTGACGACGCCCGCGCAGACGAAGGCCGCCTTCAGCAGCGCCCCTGCGTAGGGAGCAGCCCCCAGCGGGGCGTTTGGTCTCCAGGGCGGACACAGACCCCAACCCGTCTCAGCGCCGCCAGGAGCTCAGCCCAGCAGCAGTGCTGACCCCCTCCCCAGTCTCGACAGGCcctgcaggctctggggcacCAGCCCGCAGGCCGCTCTCCCTCCTGCACGCGTGTGGGCTGGGGGCAGGTGACTGCAGGGCGCCCCTGAGGCCCAGCCGCTGTGGCCTGCAGGCTATGGGGCTCCGCCCCCACGCCCCGCTGCGCACGTCACAGGCGCGCTGacctggggcctggggctggcagTAACCCCGCATGTCGTCCAGGCTGCAACACACGATCTTCACGGCCGTCTGGTCCTGCCGGGGCCCCACTGCCAGCCGCAGCTCGGGCTCTGGGATGCGGCGAGCCCTGGCCCCAATGGGCCGGCGGCCGTCCACTCGCACAGCCAGGCCCAGCACGGCCCCACCAAGCTCATAGGCCAGGGGCGGGGTGTCACTCCAGCCCCCTGTGGCGACGGGACGAGACCCAGCTGGTCTCGGGGGTCTGCCAGCCCAGCTCTGGAGTgccgaccccaccccaccctcctccacgggctcaccagagaagtccacccGCGCTGGGCACTCTGCCACCACCCACTGCCCAGGCGCCGGCAGCTCCACCGGCTTGGAGCTGACGAAGCGCTGGGCAGACATCACAGCCCGGCGTATCAGCAGCTGCCCGGCCCCCTCGTAGTGGCGGGCGGCCCGCACCAGCAAGGCTGGCctgcgggagggagggaggggtctgGGTCCCGACTGCCCTGGGGACCTGAAGCTGCCCCGCCCCTCTGGGCTCACACCTCCAAGGCCAGCAGGGGCTCCTCCAGGGGCTCAGGCATCCTCAGCCTACCTGCTCAGCCACCTGGCCCGCTCCCGGGTGAGCGCCTCCACACCGCGCGCCAGGTCTCCACGCTCCAGGAAGGAGAAGGGCCACAGCCACTCGGGGTTAGCCGCCGGCCCACTGCGCAAGCCGCCTCGGCCCCCCGCCATGCAGCCCAGGACGTCTGCCACACAGGCCAGGGCACGGGCAGCCACGCCAGGGTCCTCTGCACCAGCTGCCACTGATGGACCAGGAGGCGGGCAGCTGCTGAGGAGCCCGTCCCCAAGGCCCTCTGCCCTCAAACACCCCAGAGCCCTCACACCTCTGCACTGTGGCCCCACATGTATCCTGGCCTGAGAGTGCCCCCAACTTCTCCGCCTGGCAAAGTTCTCATCCTAGCGAGTCCCAGTCCAGGATGCCCTTAGTGAGTAAGAGCTCAGCCTCGGGAGGCAAACCACCAGGGCTCATCCTCAGTCCCCCTGGGTGGCTGAGTGAACACCGCAAACAGGTAACAAGGCGCTGCCTGAGCCCCCTGCTGGAGCACTTCACCCCATCCGGCCCCCAGCACAGAATGCACGCTCTGCCAATGCTCACGGGACCCAGAGGCTCAGCACCAGGCCCCCACCTCTCCCCAAGCCCCTCACTGACTCTGATGGAGCTTCCTAGCGCCCAGACGGTTAACTCCACTTGTGTCTCCCCCCTGCTTTAGAGTCTCGTGTCTCCCTAATGCCCGAGGTTGACGACCCAGAGGGCAGACAGGGCAGGCGATGCAGGATCTGGCTTCCCAGCTGGGTGCCCAGCACACTCACCCTGGTCCAGTGTGGCCAGCAGGAGCCCAGGACAGCCCTCGTGGACGGCAGCCCAGGTCAGCGGGCGCAGGCTGAGGTCCTGCCGGGCCTCCAGCACGTGCCGCGCCTTGTGCAGGGCCTGGCGGAAGAACAGGTCCCGGCGGGCAGCCAGCGTGGTGCCCCGGTCCAGGCACGGCTGCAGCTGCTCCCAGGACAGACGCCAGCAAGCCCGCCAAGCCTGCAGGGCCCGGCCCCTGTCCTCCTGGGGGTCTAGCATCCACAGCAgatcccagggccccagggccctCGAGGGGTGGAGCACAGGGAAGAGACGGGCACTGAGGAGGCAGCGCTCAGCAGGGGGCACATCTGGGTCCCACAGGTCCCAGTCCCTAAGGTGGGGAGAAGCCGCATCAGCAGGAGGGGAGCACGGTCCCCCAGCCCCGACCACCTGTCAGCGGGGGCCTGGCTCCTTCCTGGGGACAGGACCAACCCCTTCAGAGACGGCACAAGCGAGCGATTCAGGGCGGGAGGCCCAGCTGCCCTGCCTCCTTTCCCAGGCCGCTGAACAAAATCCCAGAGCCTGGGCACCATCAGGAATTTGGAATAGCCCAGGGGGATGATGCTAGGGCAGGTGAGGCTGCTCAAAActcccccaggccccagggaTTGAGGGGGGTGGGCCCTGAGCCTCCAGGCAGCTGCCACCCTGGCTGCCAAGGCCCAAGGAGCCCCATGGGACCATCTACCCTACCGGATGCCCGTCTTCTGGAAGAATTTACTCCAAGacatgttgagatatgttcctgtCCCCTGTCTctgggggaagagaaggaagcagtCAGGGCTGACGGGGCCACAGGAAGGGGTTAGGGAAAACAAGGCCAGGGGACTGGGGCTGGGGCCAGACGGGGCAGGAAGAGAGATGGGGGCACACGGGCAAGCAGGTCCTGAACCAGCAACAAGCCCTGGTGCCTCCAGGTGCCTGCCCGGGGGCCTGGGACCCGGAGCAGAATGCTGGCCCCCAGCCTGACCCACCGCAACTGGCTCTGCAGCCAAGGCGGGTCACCTCCCTCTCTGAACCTCGGTCTCAGCCTGAAAAATGGGGGTAGGAGTCCCCAGCCAgacaggagaagggagggaaaggcCTGCTGAGGCCCTACCGGCCGCATCTTCCTCACAGCCTGTATCCCCCAGGTGAGCGCTTGCAGAGCCCCGCAGGGGAGTGGGCACTGTGCTGGGGACACTGGGGCTGCCCAAGGCCTAAagatgggggtgaggggaggccgCTGAGCACCTACCTCCCAGCTGTCCAGGCGGCCCACGAGGGTGAAGGCCCGGCTGGGTGCGCCATGCAGCTGCACGTGGTGTCCCCGAAGGATGAGGTCACGCAGCTCCACGCCGTGCAGTGCCTGGGACTGGGCCACGTCCAGGCCACTCACAAAGCAGCCAGTCCCAACGTGAATGGGGCCCTGGCGGGGAGAGGACAGGGTCTGCGTGCTCAGCGGAGCCCAGGTGCGCCCCGGAGCGGGCCTCCCCGCCCCGAGCGGGCCTGCCCCCGGAGCGGGCCTCCCCGGCCCGGACCTCCCCCcacgcacgccaggcctcacccGTAGGTGGCAGTGCTGCAGGACGCTCCCGGGGCCCAGCCGCACGGGGCCCTCCAGCAGGCAGCTGACCACAGTGCTCCCGGCCCCCAGCAGTGGCCGCTCctgaggacccaggagaaagccATGAGGCCCCGGCAGGGGCGGCCCCAGTCCTCCCCATAGCCTGGCCCCAGCCGCAACTCCTGCCGCTGTTCTGCTGTTCAGCCAGGGGCACACTCCCCTCCAGAGCAAACCTGAACCCAGAAATGGGGGTCCCGCCAGATGACAGCCCCCAGAAAACTCCCACCTGTTCAGCTAGTCCAACCCCTGCCACCCTGAGGGTTGCCTCTGCACCCTACCTGCCCATCACCATGAATTTGCCTGACTCCCTGAGCAGACTCTTCAGAAAGGGTTAGGGAGCTCTCTTCTCTAGCTTCTCAGTCAGCCAGACTGGGACGTAGAATCCTGACTTGGCTACTTACTGACTCTGTGGccttaagcaagttacttaacctctctgagcctccagtgACTCTTGTGTGAAAAGAGGTAATAGCACCTACCCTCCTAGTCTGTCCCAAGCATGCTGTTCCcacccctccctgcagccccccATGGCCACCAAGTATCCTGTGGGCACCTCTGCGGGCCTCACCTCCAGGCAGGTCTTACCTCCACCTGGGAATGTATGACCTGGGCCCCCGGAGCCCCTGGGGATGTGAGACTGTGCAGGAACTCACTGGCTGAGTTGGTCATGTAGCTGTAGCTGCCATCAGGGACATACGCTGTAGAGACACAAGTACTGACCTCATCGCCCTGCCTCCTGCAGCTCTGACACCAGGCTGGGCCACCAGAAAACATGGCCTCTTCAGTGCCTGGGAGGGCAGGCATGAAAACGAGCCCACTGTGCTGATGGGGAAGCTGAGATCCAGAAAGGCTCGGCAACCtgcccaaagtcacccagctACAAAGCAGCAAGACCAGGACGGGAGCCCAGGAATGAGACCAAAGAAGAAGGGAAGCAGTATGTCAGCAGGGGACTTGGAACCAGGAGAAGGTAGCTGTCCCGCGCAGGTGCTCACAAGGCTGGCCTGGCCTAGGAGCCCAGAGGCCAGATGGTGAGGGAGGAGCTTCCCCTGGGGGTCCCCACTCCCAAGGCTTCCCCACCCAGAGCACGGAAAGGCAGGACCCACCCACTGTGAGAGGCTGACCGCGGAGCTGCCTCCACAGCTCAGCCCGGGCGCCGTGCAGATAGCCCGCGATGTCCGCGTCACCTTGCCCCATCTCCGGGGGCCGCCccaccaggaagtcctccctTTGCACGTTCCGGGCCATGCAGAGCAGGATGTCAAAAAACAGAGACAGCTGGGACAGGGGTGGGTGCTACTGTcagtgggcttcccgggtgaGCGGGGCCCGCTCCCTCCCCAGAGATGCAAACACACAGAGGGGAATGGACTGGCTGGAGGCCCCGCAGCCAGACCAGCAGCGTCAGGGCCTCTCGCCCAGGCCAAGGCCTCCCAGTCCCCAGTCCTGGGCAcctggccaggctgggctcccgaGTCCAAGCCCATGTAGGTGCAGGCGTCCAGAGGCGGGCTCACGTGGGTAGCCAGGAGGCACTCAGCGGTTTCCACAGAGAAGAAGACGACCCCGGACACCTGCAGGGACGCCCACAAGGGTCAGGGAGGAGACCCCGGGGCCAGGCACGTGCCTGAGCTGGGGAGGGCGGGGGCAGATGGGCCCCCAGGCCACACTGGACAGGGTCTCCATCTTCTGGGCCACTGTAGTGCCAGGACTCCAGGCTGACTGGAGGCAGCTCCCCACCAAGGGCCCCTCGACAGGCACCTTCTGGGGACCCCTCAAGTTTCAGGGCTCCTCCGTCTTCCCTACGGCCTAGTCCCAGACTCTTACACACCTCTTACATCTCTGTTCTTCCTTCTAGAAAGATCCCTCGAGCCTGCTTCTGGCCTTTGTCATTCAGGACAAGACTCTGAATGACAAGGCTAACCCTGTCCTTAGGTTTTGGCACCACCTGCTCCTGTGAATACCCGTTCCAGATCTGCCTCAGATTCCGGTTCTAGCCTTCCTGGAAGGAGGGGGGCTCTGCCCTGGGCAGGAAGGCAAccctccctctcccatcccatAAAGTCTCCAAGCCCCCCACCCTGGGGCCTGGCAGCCATACCAGCGGCACCCGCCCATCAGGCCTGGCGCATCGTTGTATCTCTGCCTCAGTGCCCTGGTAGTAAATGTCCAGAACGAAGCCCTAGGTGGGAGGAGGAAACAGAGTTAGGAAAGGAGGCAAAGAGACTGAGAAGGAGGGCGTTCTCCAGATGCAAACCTCTGATGGACGTCTGAGAGGGCCGGGACACTCCCCAGACACCAGTGCCCAAGACCTCCCCCAGCCCCATGGCAGACCGTCTCCACGGCCCCAGGTGcaggcacagagcctggcacagggtCAGGGGCAACTCGTGTTTGGCAAAGGACTAAGTAAGCACAGGAGCTGCTGCCATGGGGAAAACCATCAAACCCAGGCCAGCCAGGAGTCAGCACCAGGCCCGGGGCCCTACCTCGGAGTCGGTCAGGTAGACACCATGGCTCCGGGCGTAGGCCGTGCTCCCGGGAAGGGCGATCCCTCTGGCTCCCCGGAAGCCGTCCCAGCTGATGCCTGCGGGTGGGGGAGTCAGGCAGCTCTCCAGGGACCTCAACCCAAGGcaagggcggggagggggtgggggggcgccTGCCAGGAGGCACACGCTCAGGGCAGGGCTGTGCAGGCACCTCTAGAGAAGGGACGTTTCCATGGTTTCCAACATGGGCATTCCTCTGGGAGAATGACAGCACCTCACCCCCGCCCCAAGCTCGTCCCCAGGGCCCTTGGGGGCCACAGGGACAGACTGGGTGTCTCCATCCCACGGACAGGAGAGGTAGGCGCGGCAGGGAGGCCTGCCTCCTGCTCTAGGCTCCATCCTGAAAACCTCAGAGCGTCCCTTCCACAGGGGCAGCAGGCCAGGCCGAGAGGGCGGGTTGGGGAGGAGAGGCAGAGCGGGCGCGGGGGCGCCTAGGGAAGGCAGCCGC
This window harbors:
- the FCSK gene encoding L-fucose kinase isoform X5, which produces MDLRGAVLSDRSQSQKKNPSTLARMEQPKGVDWTVIILTCQYKDSVEVFQRELEIRQKREQIPAGTLLLAVEDPEVHVGSGGATLNALLVASEHLSARAGFTVVTSDVLHSAWILILHMGRDFPFDDCGRAFTCLPVENPQAPVEAVVCNLDCLLDIMSHRLGPGSPPGVWVCSTDMLLSVPLDPGISWDGFRGARGIALPGSTAYARSHGVYLTDSEGFVLDIYYQGTEAEIQRCARPDGRVPLVSGVVFFSVETAECLLATHVSPPLDACTYMGLDSGAQPGQLSLFFDILLCMARNVQREDFLVGRPPEMGQGDADIAGYLHGARAELWRQLRGQPLTVAYVPDGSYSYMTNSASEFLHSLTSPGAPGAQVIHSQVEERPLLGAGSTVVSCLLEGPVRLGPGSVLQHCHLRGPIHVGTGCFVSGLDVAQSQALHGVELRDLILRGHHVQLHGAPSRAFTLVGRLDSWERQGTGTYLNMSWSKFFQKTGIRDWDLWDPDVPPAERCLLSARLFPVLHPSRALGPWDLLWMLDPQEDRGRALQAWRACWRLSWEQLQPCLDRGTTLAARRDLFFRQALHKARHVLEARQDLSLRPLTWAAVHEGCPGLLLATLDQVAAGAEDPGVAARALACVADVLGCMAGGRGGLRSGPAANPEWLWPFSFLERGDLARGVEALTRERARWLSRPALLVRAARHYEGAGQLLIRRAVMSAQRFVSSKPVELPAPGQWVVAECPARVDFSGEPVEEGGVGSALQSWAGRPPRPAGSRPVATGGWSDTPPLAYELGGAVLGLAVRVDGRRPIGARARRIPEPELRLAVGPRQDQTAVKIVCCSLDDMRGYCQPQAPGALLKAAFVCAGVVSVSSELSLREQLLRAFGGGFELHTWSELPHGSGLGTSSILAGAALAAVQRAAGRAVGAEALIHAVLHLEQVLTTGGGWQDQVGGLMPGIKVGRSQAQLPLKVEVEEVTVPEGFVQKLNDHLLLVYTGKTRLARNLLQDVLRSWYARLPAVVQNARRLVRQTEECAEAFRQGPRELQRPPGRSGHSGPEPAAAGN
- the FCSK gene encoding L-fucose kinase isoform X1; its protein translation is MDLRGAVLSDRSQSQKKNPSTLARMEQPKGVDWTVIILTCQYKDSVEVFQRELEIRQKREQIPAGTLLLAVEDPEVHVGSGGATLNALLVASEHLSARAGFTVVTSDVLHSAWILILHMGRDFPFDDCGRAFTCLPVENPQAPVEAVVCNLDCLLDIMSHRLGPGSPPGVWVCSTDMLLSVPLDPGISWDGFRGARGIALPGSTAYARSHGVYLTDSEGFVLDIYYQGTEAEIQRCARPDGRVPLVSGVVFFSVETAECLLATHVSPPLDACTYMGLDSGAQPGQLSLFFDILLCMARNVQREDFLVGRPPEMGQGDADIAGYLHGARAELWRQLRGQPLTVAYVPDGSYSYMTNSASEFLHSLTSPGAPGAQVIHSQVEERPLLGAGSTVVSCLLEGPVRLGPGSVLQHCHLRGPIHVGTGCFVSGLDVAQSQALHGVELRDLILRGHHVQLHGAPSRAFTLVGRLDSWERQGTGTYLNMSWSKFFQKTGIRDWDLWDPDVPPAERCLLSARLFPVLHPSRALGPWDLLWMLDPQEDRGRALQAWRACWRLSWEQLQPCLDRGTTLAARRDLFFRQALHKARHVLEARQDLSLRPLTWAAVHEGCPGLLLATLDQVAAGAEDPGVAARALACVADVLGCMAGGRGGLRSGPAANPEWLWPFSFLERGDLARGVEALTRERARWLSRPALLVRAARHYEGAGQLLIRRAVMSAQRFVSSKPVELPAPGQWVVAECPARVDFSGEPVEEGGVGSALQSWAGRPPRPAGSRPVATGGWSDTPPLAYELGGAVLGLAVRVDGRRPIGARARRIPEPELRLAVGPRQDQTAVKIVCCSLDDMRGYCQPQAPGALLKAAFVCAGVVSVSSELSLREQLLRAFGGGFELHTWSELPHGSGLGTSSILAGAALAAVQRAAGRAVGAEALIHAVLHLEQVLTTGGGWQDQVGGLMPGIKVGRSQAQLPLKVEVEEVTVPEGFVQKLNDHLLLVYTGKTRLARNLLQDVLRSWYARLPAVVQNARRLVRQTEECAEAFRQGSLPLLGQCLTSYWEQKKLMAPGCEPLAVRRMMDVLAPHVHGQSLAGAGGGGFLCLLTKEPRQKEALEAVLAKTEGLGNYSVHLVEVDTQGLSLQLLGTETSN